The genomic window AATCACAAAGTTTATTTTAGCAAACTGTAACCTTTTATTATTTGATTATGTTCAGTAATGAATAAAATTGTATATTTAAAGCTAATTCGGCAAGTTTCAAATGCGTGTACTAACTTTTTTAGTAAGTATAATTTTAGTTGTAATTTCATTACAGAGTTCTGCCCAACTTAATTCTGCTCACGAAGTTGTTGTTACTATTGATGTACAACCGTTCTTACAGCTTAAAATGGAGGGACCGGAACAATTGGATTTTACCTTTGGGCAAATACAAGATTATTATGCAGGCATCACTAAATATGGTGTTACCGTGCTTAAAGTAAGCGCTACCGTTTCATGGGATTTATGGGCAGCAGGTCTTTCCAATGGTTCGGTAGGTAATTTTTTGTGGGATAATCCAGCGCAATATCAAGTAGCTACCGATGCGTTTAATACCGTTCCAATTACAGCATTGGAACTTCATCAAACCCCGGAAAATCCATCCATTGCTTTAGGTTGTTTATCTACAGTAGCACAATCTAGTGATTACAGCAGACCATTTCAAATGCGTACAGGCATTAATACAATATCCAGCAACAATACGGTTTATGCTCCAAGTCCCGGTGCTCCTTATACTTCTCCAACTTCTGCTGCTGCAATGGGCGCATCTGAAAAGTATATAGCAGGTGGAACCGGAACGGGTGGTAATTGTCAAGTAGCAGGCGGAAGCTATATTTTACAAGCTACTACGAGCAGTAGTTATTATTACTCTATTGATTATAGAATTATTCCGGGGCTTCCTGTGGTATTTCCTGCGCATGATGATGCAACAACTGTAAACTCAGCTGCTGCATATGTAACCAATGCAGATGCCGCTACTAATTTTATTGATAACCCAACCGAATACGCACAACCAGGTATTTATACCATGTACGTAAAATATATTCTTGCTCAAGATCAATAAGAGGGATATTTTTTTCTGGCGCAAGTTGCACCAATCCAAAATTTTTCAAGATGAAATTTCAAATTCCTGCAAATACCCAAGCTATCATTTTTGATTTAGGTGGTGTTATTTTAAATATTGATTATCAAAAAACGGTTGAGGCCTTTAAAGGATTGGGACTGCATGATTTTAATTATTTTTTCTCGAAGCAAGTTCAAAAAGATTTTTTCGATGAATACGAAAAAGGATTCATCAGCTCATTTGAATTTTTAGAGCGTATAAAATCTTTTTTGCCTGAAAGTGTATCTAACGAACAAATTGTGGAGGCTTGGAATGCAATGTTATTAGATCTTCCGGAGGAGCGATTGCATTTGTTGAAAAAGCTTAGAGACAAGTATTCCATTTTTTTATTGAGCAATACAAATGAAATTCATATAAATGAGTTTCATCTTTTTTTGAAAGGTAAGTTTGCAATGCCTGATTTAACCGACTATTTCAATAAAGTATATTTATCGTACCAAATTGGAAAGCGTAAGCCTGATGCAGAAATTTTTGAGCATGTATTGTTGGAAAATAATTTACTCCCCAAACATGTTGTTTTTATTGACGATTCGCCACAACATATAGAAGGCGCAAAATCGTTGGGGATTACGACCTTTCATTTGGAGAATCCAACCACTATTTTGGATATTGAGTATTAGAGAATGTTTTTTATTTGTATCGGTTAAGGTTTACTACTCTTTAATTCTTCCTCTTTTCTAATTTTTTTGAGTATCACAAAAACAGATATACTTAATAGGTGTGAAAAAGCACCAAACTGAAATCAGATAATTTTCGAAGAAAAAGGCACTGATGAGTAGTGATGAAGGTGTTTTAATTCTAGAATTTACCTACAATTGCATCCGGGAATAATCCCATTGCAATTAATAAAATAGTGCAGATATATAACAAGGCTTTTGTAGTGCCGGAAACTTCAATAGGCTCGGTTTCGCTTGTTTGTTTAGAGTACATAGCAATAATTATTCTGAAATAATAATATACGCCAATTAAAGAAGCTACGATTGCAACAAGTACAATACTAATATGTCCACTTTTAAAAGCTGCTAAAAAGATTTGATACTTTGCGAAAAAGCCTGCTAGTGGAGGTATTCCTGCCATTGATAATAAAGCTAATGTCATAAAAGCAGATAGTTTAGGATTTGTTCTGCTTAGCCCGTTAAATGCACCAATGTGGCCAACTCCTTTTTTCTCAGCCACTACAGATAGCACACTGAATCCAATTAAAGAAGCAATGGAGTAGGATGCTGCATAGTATAAAATACTTTTTCCGGATGAAGTATTCATTGCTATAATAGCCAATAGCATATACCCTGCGTGTGATATACTTGAATACGCAAACATGCGTTTAATATTACTTTGAAATACAGCGGTGATATTACCTACAAGTAATGTTAATGCTGCTACAATAGTTAAGATTGTAGTCCATTCGTTTGGTGTGTATGAAAATGAAGTGGCAAAAATACGCATGAAAGCCCCAATAGCAGCAGTTTTTACAACAGTTGCCATAAAAGCTGTTACAGGTGTTGGTGCGCCATCGTAAACATCCGGTGCCCAAAAATGAAGTGGAACAGCCGATACTTTAAATAACAATCCTACTAATACTAACGAAAGTCCAGTTACATAAAAAGTGGATAATCCATTTACATTAGCTGCAGCATATCCACCAATAGCACTAGTATCAAACGTTCCGGTAGCACCATATAAAAATGCTATTCCAAACAATAAAAATCCGGAGGCAAATGCTCCCATTAAAAAATATTTCATTCCGGATTCATTAGAGGAAATATCGTCTTTCTTACTTGCGGCTAAAACATAAACGGGTATTGATAAAATTTCAATGCCCAAAAACAGCATAGATAGGTTATTATAGGAAACTAGAATAACACCACCAATCAAAGCAAATAAAACCAATGCATAGTAGTCTGTTATGCTTTTTTCCGGAGTAAAATAATCTTTAGAAAATACAAACCATAATGCTGTAATAAGCATCAGCAAAACAGAGAAGCCTACAGCATATTTATCCATTCGTATCATCTTGTAATACAAATTTTCAAAATTCCATTCTGTAAGCGTAATGCCTGCAACTGCTACAAGTCCTACAAGAACTATAGGAAACAAAAATTTCTTGAAACGAAATATTTCAGAAAATAAAGCCAGTACCGATAAAACTGATAATGCTACTAATGTCTTCATATTTATTTTACACTATTAACTAAATCCATTACAGCACCTTCCGATAAACTCATAAGTATATTCGGATAAACTCCTAAAACAATAATTAGTATTGAAATGATTATAAGCGAAATTTTCTCATTGCTGGTCATACCTTGGTATTTAATGCTTTCGCCTCTTACCTCGCCAAGCATTATGCTTTGGTAGCTTCTAAGCATATATACAGCACCTAGAATTACCGTAAGTCCTGCAAAAACAGCCATTACGGAGTTGTATTGGTAAATAGAATTGAGTAGTAAAAATTCTCCTACGAATCCACTGGTAAGCGGAAGTGCCACACTGCCTAAAAGTATAACTAGAAATAGAAAAGCAAATAAACCATCTATGTTTCTTAGCCCTCCCAAGCTTGTAATGGTGCGTGTTCCGGTGTTGCGTTGGAAAATATCTACAACTAAAAATAGACCTACTACATTTATACCATGGCTAAACATTTGAATAATGCTGCCTTGTACGCCCATCGAATTACATGTTAAGATTCCTGCACTCATTAACCCTACGTGCGCAAAGGAAGAGTAAGCGATTAATCGTTTAAAATCTTTTTGTACAAGTGCTAGACTCGAACCGTAAATTATACCAATGATACTTAGCGTAATAGCTAAATAGGCATATTTTTCAACTCCTGCAGGAGCTAATGGAAGCAACCATACAATTAATCCATACGTACCCATTTTTAACATAATGCCGGAAAGTAACATAGTTCCTGCTGTAGGGGCGTTGGTATATGTATCAGGTTGCCATGTGTGGAAAGGAAATACCGGCATTTTAATAGCAAAGGCAATAAACATTCCCCAGAAAATATAGCGTTGTTCTTTTACCGATAATGATTTTCCTGCTGTGTATAAATCTTCAATAGCAAAGCTTCCATTGCTTGTATGCACATATAGGTAAATTAGTGAGGCAAGCATAAACAAGCTTCCTGTTAGTGTATAAACAAAAAATTTAAAAGTAGTTTTTGTTCTATTTTCTTCGCTCCAAAGCAAGCAAATAAACCAAATTGGTAAAAGAGCTAGCTCCCAAAAAATGTAGAACAAGAAACCATCACGAGCCATGAAAACGCCTTGCAGTGCAAATTGCATGAATAGAACAAGGGCATAGAATAAATTTGTTTTTTCTGTAATTCTGTTTGCAGTGCTATAAACGATGATTGGTAATAATAATCCGGTTAATAGAACGAGTAAAACATTTAATCCATTTATTGCAATGTTGAAATGCGTGCCAATAGACTTAATCCAAGGATAGTTAATCGCTAACGAAGATTCGCCTTGTGTCTTGAAAACGTAAACGCCAATGGCAACAACAAGTAATTCCAGCAAAGAAAAAGCAAGTGTAAGTTTATAGGCGTTTTCTTTTTTTCCTAAATAAATTAGGATGCCTGCAACTAATGGTAAAAGAAGTATGAGTAATGTAATCATATCAATGTAAGTAACAATATAAGCGCTATCCCAATGGTCATAGCAAATATGTAAAATCCAATGCTTCCGGTTTGAATATATCTCAATGCAATTGCGGTTCTATTAACTAGTGTGCCGGTTCCATTTACAATAGCATCAATAAACCGAAGTTCTACAAATCGATATGAAATGTCTGAAATCCAATTGTAAGGTTTTGTTATTACTTTTTCGTAAAGCTCATCAACCCAATATTTGTGGTAAACAAGTTTGTGGATAGGTTTTAATTCTTCATTTTCAGCAGCTGGGATAGTTGCTTTCTTCGCGAATAGATCGTATGCATAATAAATAGATACTGCTGCAGTAAGTATAGCAATTCCAATAAGCATATATTCTGTTTCGTGTGTTAAGTGATTAGCCATTGCAACAATTTGTGATCCGCTGAAAATTGGCGCTAAATACTCTTTTAAGAAGTGATGTCCATGCAGTACCTCCGGAATGCCCATGAAACCGCCAATAACAGAAAGCACGGAAAGAATAATTAATGGAATTGTCATAGCTTTTGGACTTTCGTGCAAATGATGCGCTTGGTGATCTGTTCCGCGGAACTCACCAAAAAAAGTTAGGAATAATAAGCGGAACATATAAAATGCTGTCATCATTGCCCCGATTACCGCAAGTAGCCAATAAAATTTGTTATGAGCATAAACATTAGCTAAAATTTCGTCTTTAGAGAAAAATCCGGAGAATGGTGGAATACCCGATATAGCAATGGTTCCAAGTAAAAAAGTTATGTAGGTTACCGGCATTTTCTTTTTCAGTCCGCCCATGTTTCTAATGTCTTGGTCTCCACTCATGCCATGAATAACGCTACCAGCACCAAGGAATAACAATGCTTTGAAAAACGCATGAGTGGTAACATGAAATACTGCGCCTGTATAAGCGCCTACGCCAAGTCCTAAAAACATATATCCTAACTGACTTACAGTAGAATATGCCAAAACTTTTTTAATATCGTTTTGAACAAGTCCAATTGTTGCTGCAAATAGGGCGGTTACTAGACCAACAATAGCAATAACTTCCATAGTAAACGGTGCCATGCTAAATAATATGTTTGATCGGGCTATCATATAAATACCTGCAGTAACCATGGTTGCCGCATGTATCAAAGCAGACACAGGTGTTGGCCCTGCCATAGCATCCGGTAGCCACGTATATAAAGGAATTTGAGCACTCTTGCCCATGGCACCAACAAACAATAAAAGTGTAATACAAATAATAGCTGTTTCGCCTGATGCAAATTTGTTAGCAGATTGGAATACGTCTGTATAATTGATGCTTCCGAAAGTGATGAACAAAAGTATAATACCAAGAATAAAACCTAAGTCCCCAATGCGATTCATGATAAATGCTTTTTTAGCAGCATTGTTATACGCATCATTTTTAAACCAAAATCCAATTAACAAGTAGGAGCATAGTCCAACGCCTTCCCAACCAACAAACATTAACAAATAGTTGGAGCCCATTACCAACAATAACATGAAAAAGACAAAGAGATTTAAGTAAGCAAAATACCTGTTGTGCCCTTCGTCTTCGTGCATATAGGCTGTAGAATACACATGAATTAAAAAGCCAATACCTGTAATTATGAGCATAAACAAGCTAGATAGCTCATCTATTTGAAAAGAAAAATCTGCTTTAAAATCGCCTGCTTTTATCCAGGTAAATAGATTTATTATTTCCGGTTTAGCAGCTTTTAAGTTAAAAAATGAAATAAGAGAAATGATGAATGCAGCTAAAATAACACCGGAACCAATTATTCCGGCTGTGTTTTTTGTTAGCTTCTTCCCAAACAACCCTAATAGGGCAGCTCCTAGCAGCGGCATAAGTGGCACTAAACAAACAAGCGACATCATAATTTATCTCGAATTTCTTTATTTATAATTTAGCATTCCTAATTTAAAACTCTGGCGCAGCCAGTGACTACCATTTTAGTTTGTTCAATACATTTACATCTGTTGTTTTACTGTTTCTATAAACAGTAACTAAAATTGCTAATCCAACTGCTACCTCTGCTGCCGCAACAACCATAGTGAATACAACAAATACTTGGCCTGCGGTATCTGATAAGTAACTCGAAAAAGATACCAATAAAAGATTTACCGCATTTAACATCAATTCGATTGACATAAATATTATTATGGCATTTCTTCTAAGTAGTACACCTAGAACACCAATACAAAAAAGTAGTACGCTTAGCGTAACATAATGATCAATTGCTATCACTTTATTTTATTTCTTTTTTACCTAACATAACGGCACCAACCATGGCGCCTAAAAAAAGTATCGATGATACTTCAAATGGAACCATGAATTCGCCAAATAAAACTTTACCAATATTTTTTATTAATCCAATATTAGGATTAGGAGCATTTTGAATAGGAGCCATCTCGAAATTTTTTAGTGCAGCTACTAGTACCAATAAAAGCAGACCTCCGGAAATAACTCCGGCAAATTTTACAAGAGCAGGTTTGTGAGTTTCTGTTTCTTCATTAAGATTTAGAAGCATAATAACAAATAGAAATAGCACCATAATAGCACCGGCATAAACAATAACATGAACCGCTGCAAGGAACTGAGCATTTAATAAAACATAGTGCCCTGCAATGCTAAAAAACGTTACAACTAAATATAATACACTATAAATTGGGTTTTTGGATGTAATTACAAGCAGCGCAGAAAAGACTGCAACAAAGGATAAAAAATAAAATATATAAGTTGAAATCATAAAACTTAGTTAGCAGAACAAATATAATATCTAAAATGAATCATCGTATTTTAAATCAATTTGATTTTAAAAATCTTATTTTAATTTCTTGCCTTCAAATAATTTATTGTGTGCCACATTTGGCTGCTTTTTAAATTCTGAAACATCTTCTGTTTGTCTTCTTGCTACACTAATTCTCTTTTCTTTTTCTATTGGCTCAACAAGTTTGTTTTTACCATACACGAAATTTTTTCTTAAGTCAGCAGAAGGAACTATCCTATCTGTTAAAAATATAGCTTCTTTTGGGCAAGCTTC from Bacteroidota bacterium includes these protein-coding regions:
- the nuoK gene encoding NADH-quinone oxidoreductase subunit NuoK, whose amino-acid sequence is MAIDHYVTLSVLLFCIGVLGVLLRRNAIIIFMSIELMLNAVNLLLVSFSSYLSDTAGQVFVVFTMVVAAAEVAVGLAILVTVYRNSKTTDVNVLNKLKW
- a CDS encoding NADH-quinone oxidoreductase subunit M, giving the protein MITLLILLLPLVAGILIYLGKKENAYKLTLAFSLLELLVVAIGVYVFKTQGESSLAINYPWIKSIGTHFNIAINGLNVLLVLLTGLLLPIIVYSTANRITEKTNLFYALVLFMQFALQGVFMARDGFLFYIFWELALLPIWFICLLWSEENRTKTTFKFFVYTLTGSLFMLASLIYLYVHTSNGSFAIEDLYTAGKSLSVKEQRYIFWGMFIAFAIKMPVFPFHTWQPDTYTNAPTAGTMLLSGIMLKMGTYGLIVWLLPLAPAGVEKYAYLAITLSIIGIIYGSSLALVQKDFKRLIAYSSFAHVGLMSAGILTCNSMGVQGSIIQMFSHGINVVGLFLVVDIFQRNTGTRTITSLGGLRNIDGLFAFLFLVILLGSVALPLTSGFVGEFLLLNSIYQYNSVMAVFAGLTVILGAVYMLRSYQSIMLGEVRGESIKYQGMTSNEKISLIIISILIIVLGVYPNILMSLSEGAVMDLVNSVK
- the nuoL gene encoding NADH-quinone oxidoreductase subunit L produces the protein MMSLVCLVPLMPLLGAALLGLFGKKLTKNTAGIIGSGVILAAFIISLISFFNLKAAKPEIINLFTWIKAGDFKADFSFQIDELSSLFMLIITGIGFLIHVYSTAYMHEDEGHNRYFAYLNLFVFFMLLLVMGSNYLLMFVGWEGVGLCSYLLIGFWFKNDAYNNAAKKAFIMNRIGDLGFILGIILLFITFGSINYTDVFQSANKFASGETAIICITLLLFVGAMGKSAQIPLYTWLPDAMAGPTPVSALIHAATMVTAGIYMIARSNILFSMAPFTMEVIAIVGLVTALFAATIGLVQNDIKKVLAYSTVSQLGYMFLGLGVGAYTGAVFHVTTHAFFKALLFLGAGSVIHGMSGDQDIRNMGGLKKKMPVTYITFLLGTIAISGIPPFSGFFSKDEILANVYAHNKFYWLLAVIGAMMTAFYMFRLLFLTFFGEFRGTDHQAHHLHESPKAMTIPLIILSVLSVIGGFMGIPEVLHGHHFLKEYLAPIFSGSQIVAMANHLTHETEYMLIGIAILTAAVSIYYAYDLFAKKATIPAAENEELKPIHKLVYHKYWVDELYEKVITKPYNWISDISYRFVELRFIDAIVNGTGTLVNRTAIALRYIQTGSIGFYIFAMTIGIALILLLTLI
- a CDS encoding NADH-quinone oxidoreductase subunit N, with the protein product MKTLVALSVLSVLALFSEIFRFKKFLFPIVLVGLVAVAGITLTEWNFENLYYKMIRMDKYAVGFSVLLMLITALWFVFSKDYFTPEKSITDYYALVLFALIGGVILVSYNNLSMLFLGIEILSIPVYVLAASKKDDISSNESGMKYFLMGAFASGFLLFGIAFLYGATGTFDTSAIGGYAAANVNGLSTFYVTGLSLVLVGLLFKVSAVPLHFWAPDVYDGAPTPVTAFMATVVKTAAIGAFMRIFATSFSYTPNEWTTILTIVAALTLLVGNITAVFQSNIKRMFAYSSISHAGYMLLAIIAMNTSSGKSILYYAASYSIASLIGFSVLSVVAEKKGVGHIGAFNGLSRTNPKLSAFMTLALLSMAGIPPLAGFFAKYQIFLAAFKSGHISIVLVAIVASLIGVYYYFRIIIAMYSKQTSETEPIEVSGTTKALLYICTILLIAMGLFPDAIVGKF
- a CDS encoding NADH-quinone oxidoreductase subunit J; this encodes MISTYIFYFLSFVAVFSALLVITSKNPIYSVLYLVVTFFSIAGHYVLLNAQFLAAVHVIVYAGAIMVLFLFVIMLLNLNEETETHKPALVKFAGVISGGLLLLVLVAALKNFEMAPIQNAPNPNIGLIKNIGKVLFGEFMVPFEVSSILFLGAMVGAVMLGKKEIK
- a CDS encoding HAD family phosphatase is translated as MKFQIPANTQAIIFDLGGVILNIDYQKTVEAFKGLGLHDFNYFFSKQVQKDFFDEYEKGFISSFEFLERIKSFLPESVSNEQIVEAWNAMLLDLPEERLHLLKKLRDKYSIFLLSNTNEIHINEFHLFLKGKFAMPDLTDYFNKVYLSYQIGKRKPDAEIFEHVLLENNLLPKHVVFIDDSPQHIEGAKSLGITTFHLENPTTILDIEY